The following coding sequences lie in one Arachis ipaensis cultivar K30076 chromosome B05, Araip1.1, whole genome shotgun sequence genomic window:
- the LOC107643106 gene encoding aluminum-activated malate transporter 9-like, giving the protein MNGKKDSIEISIPTNKPDSESSVKCSMSKVWCIWKEDEVIFGLKAGLSVVVVSLLALFKAPYHVFGTNIIWAIITAIIVFEYTVGATFNRGFNRALGSLLAGILAIAVVHIALWCGSVAQPIIIGLSIFFVASIASMLRIWPWLVQYEYGFRAIQISYCMIIISGYRMGNPIKSMVDRWYSIAIGGIISVCVNVFVYPMWAGDQLHNDLVKCFDSLADSLQECVKKYLEERSQHKSEFITSNGMDEILGELPYERCQGNLVNSGPKFEMLANSAKWEPPHGRFLQFLYPWSQYLKVAAVLRHCAYEVMALDTILHSEIQAPYNLRILFESEIKEVSNEVADLIRILGRDISSMKWSLKNSHVKRVHSATKRLQHSVQLHSYLLLKTTSEEDSEITTDLLPRMRALESTEALSLVNFTSSIIEFVARVDYLVEEVDRLSKMAKFKHDGQ; this is encoded by the exons ATGAATGGGAAAAAGGATAGCATAGAAATTAGCATTCCTACTAATAAACCTGATTCTGAGAGTAGTGTCAAATGTAGCATGAGTAAAGTTTGGTGTATTTGGAAGGAAGATGAAGTAATATTTGGCCTCAAAGCAGGACTATCTGTAGTTGTAGTGTCCCTATTAGCACTATTTAAAGCCCCCTACCATGTCTTTGGCACCAATATCATCTGGGCCATTATCACTGCTATCATCGTCTTCGAATACACTGTTG GAGCAACGTTTAACCGAGGTTTTAATCGAGCACTAGGAAGCTTGCTGGCGGGAATCTTGGCCATAGCTGTTGTTCATATAGCGCTCTGGTGTGGCAGTGTCGCTCAACCTATTATTATTGGCCTTAGCATCTTCTTCGTTG cGAGCATAGCGTCAATGCTGAGAATTTGGCCATGGCTTGTGCAATACGAGTACGGGTTCAGGGCGATACAGATAAGCTACTGCATGATCATAATCTCCGGATACAGAATGGGGAACCCAATTAAGAGTATGGTGGATCGCTGGTATTCAATCGCCATTGGAGGAATCATTTCAGTGTGTGTCAATGTCTTTGTTTATCCTATGTGGGCTGGTGACCAGCTTCATAACGATCTTGTTAAATGCTTTGATTCACTCGCAGATTCACTCCAGG AATGTGTAAAGAAATATTTAGAAGAAAGATCACAACACAAATCTGAATTCATCACTTCCAATGGCATGGATGAGATTTTAGGTGAACTACCTTATGAGAGATGTCAAGGCAACTTGGTTAATTCTGGGCCAAAGTTTGAAATGCTG GCTAATTCGGCAAAGTGGGAGCCACCACACGGTAGATTCTTGCAATTTTTATACCCATGGTCACAATATCTTAAAGTTGCAGCAGTGTTACGCCACTGTGCCTATGAAGTTATGGCACTTGATACTATTCTACACTCAGAAATTCAG GCACCGTACAATCTGCGAATTCTATTTGAGTCAGAAATCAAAGAGGTATCAAACGAAGTGGCAGACCTTATAAGGATTCTAGGAAGGGACATCAGCAGCATGAAATGGAGCCTGAAAAACTCCCATGTCAAGAGGGTTCACAGTGCTACCAAGAGGCTTCAACATTCTGTGCAGCTCCATTCTTATCTACTTCTCAAAACTACTTCTGAAGAAGATAGTGAGATAACGACAGACTTGTTACCTAGGATGAGGGCCTTGGAGAGTACGGAAGCATTGTCGCTGGTCAACTTCACTTCCTCAATCATCGAGTTTGTGGCGAGGGTTGACTACTTGGTAGAGGAAGTTGATAGGCTTTCAAAGATGGCTAAGTTCAAGCATGATGGACAGTAG
- the LOC107643107 gene encoding protein PAM71, chloroplastic isoform X2: MHSLSHSHSFLRPLASFPSSSAHRTSYLTLHSSSSSFISSAIYRTHAPSTTPNKLRGTRVIPSDSYNGSHWECQSSPPHRADVAPSEIDTDDGSSKGHLKFLLLFGFLALGDSYPAFAASDSFPFFHDFGDLSTGFASAFLLIFFSELGDKTFFIAALLAARNSGVVVFIGTFGALAAMTLISVVLGRTFHYVDEILPFRFGETDLPVDDIAAVCLLLYFGVSTLVDASSSDGQKSDDEQKEAELAVSEFSGNGAGILAAAGTVVSTFLLVFVAEWGDKSFFSTIALAAASSPLGVIGGALAGHGAATLLAVLGGSLLGTFLSEKVISYIGGVLFLVFAAVTLFEIVQ; encoded by the exons ATGCACTCGCTATCTCACTCTCACAGCTTCCTACGCCCACTTGCATCGTTTCCCTCTTCTTCCGCTCATCGCACTTCCTACCTCACTCTTCACTCATCCTCTTCATCTTTCATCAGCTCGGCTATCTATCGCACCCATGCACCTTCAACAACCCCTAACAAACTTCGGGGTACAAGGGTAATTCCATCTGACAGTTACAACGGTTCCCATTGGGAATGTCAGTCATCCCCGCCACACCGTGCTGACGTGGCTCCTTCTGAGATTGACACCGATGATGGTTCATCCAAGGGGCATCTCAAGTTTCTACTCCTGTTTGGGTTCCTCGCACTTGGGGACTCTTACCCTGCATTTGCCGCTTCAGATTCCTTTCCTTTCTTCCATGATTTTGGTGACTTAAGCACAGGTTTTGCTTCA GCATTTCTGTTAATCTTTTTCTCTGAGCTGGGAGACAAGACTTTTTTCATTGCA GCACTCTTGGCAGCTAGGAATTCAGGTGTTGTTGTTTTCATTGGCACATTTGGCGCACTTGC TGCAATGACTCTCATATCAGTTGTCCTTGGCCGAACTTTTCACTATGTTGATGAAATCTTGCCCTTCAG GTTTGGTGAGACTGATTTACCTGTTGATGACATTGCTGCTGTTTGCTTGTTG CTGTACTTTGGAGTCTCTACTCTCGTGGATGCATCATCAAGCGATGGCCAGAAATCAGATGATGAGCAGAAGGAG GCCGAGTTAGCAGTTTCAGAGTTTTCTGGAAATGGTGCTGGGATATTAGCAGCTGCTGGCACAGTTGTCAGTACTTTCCTCTTAGTTTTTGTTGCTGAATGGGGTGATAAATCATTTTTCTCCACAATTG CCCTTGCAGCAGCTTCTTCACCTCTTGGAGTCATAGGGGGAGCGCTAGCTGGTCACGGCGCTGCAACTTTG CTTGCTGTACTTGGGGGCTCTCTACTCGGGACATTTTTGTCAGAGAAG GTTATTTCCTACATTGGAGGTGTTCTCTTTCTCGTCTTTGCTGCAGTGACCCTATTTGAAATTGTGCAATAG
- the LOC107643107 gene encoding protein PAM71, chloroplastic isoform X1 produces MHSLSHSHSFLRPLASFPSSSAHRTSYLTLHSSSSSFISSAIYRTHAPSTTPNKLRGTRVIPSDSYNGSHWECQSSPPHRADVAPSEIDTDDGSSKGHLKFLLLFGFLALGDSYPAFAASDSFPFFHDFGDLSTGFASAFLLIFFSELGDKTFFIAALLAARNSGVVVFIGTFGALAAMTLISVVLGRTFHYVDEILPFRFGETDLPVDDIAAVCLLLYFGVSTLVDASSSDGQKSDDEQKEAELAVSEFSGNGAGILAAAGTVVSTFLLVFVAEWGDKSFFSTIDPPLLFSPCSSFFTSWSHRGSASWSRRCNFACCTWGLSTRDIFVREGYFLHWRCSLSRLCCSDPI; encoded by the exons ATGCACTCGCTATCTCACTCTCACAGCTTCCTACGCCCACTTGCATCGTTTCCCTCTTCTTCCGCTCATCGCACTTCCTACCTCACTCTTCACTCATCCTCTTCATCTTTCATCAGCTCGGCTATCTATCGCACCCATGCACCTTCAACAACCCCTAACAAACTTCGGGGTACAAGGGTAATTCCATCTGACAGTTACAACGGTTCCCATTGGGAATGTCAGTCATCCCCGCCACACCGTGCTGACGTGGCTCCTTCTGAGATTGACACCGATGATGGTTCATCCAAGGGGCATCTCAAGTTTCTACTCCTGTTTGGGTTCCTCGCACTTGGGGACTCTTACCCTGCATTTGCCGCTTCAGATTCCTTTCCTTTCTTCCATGATTTTGGTGACTTAAGCACAGGTTTTGCTTCA GCATTTCTGTTAATCTTTTTCTCTGAGCTGGGAGACAAGACTTTTTTCATTGCA GCACTCTTGGCAGCTAGGAATTCAGGTGTTGTTGTTTTCATTGGCACATTTGGCGCACTTGC TGCAATGACTCTCATATCAGTTGTCCTTGGCCGAACTTTTCACTATGTTGATGAAATCTTGCCCTTCAG GTTTGGTGAGACTGATTTACCTGTTGATGACATTGCTGCTGTTTGCTTGTTG CTGTACTTTGGAGTCTCTACTCTCGTGGATGCATCATCAAGCGATGGCCAGAAATCAGATGATGAGCAGAAGGAG GCCGAGTTAGCAGTTTCAGAGTTTTCTGGAAATGGTGCTGGGATATTAGCAGCTGCTGGCACAGTTGTCAGTACTTTCCTCTTAGTTTTTGTTGCTGAATGGGGTGATAAATCATTTTTCTCCACAATTG ATCCCCCCCTACTATTCAGCCCTTGCAGCAGCTTCTTCACCTCTTGGAGTCATAGGGGGAGCGCTAGCTGGTCACGGCGCTGCAACTTTG CTTGCTGTACTTGGGGGCTCTCTACTCGGGACATTTTTGTCAGAGAAG GTTATTTCCTACATTGGAGGTGTTCTCTTTCTCGTCTTTGCTGCAGTGACCCTATTTGA